From the genome of Yersinia enterocolitica, one region includes:
- a CDS encoding signal transduction histidine-protein kinase/phosphatase UhpB, with protein MMQRFIMLLALLFIYITAAFCLWSVGTQLVDRPLQALLLFPFGLRMGILLQSPRQYWPGILLGDALLWWLLTDQFGYPYSLLWAAIPLLLATTLLAVIASPWLLRNQSSGSEWKWPLMQGVVIFGAALIQALGWQINSGQGAMALLLGLVGGFTIAPICLLLWHYLARQIWAPLEPGLIHKPINLRLRHILWYLLLFALSIWLQHHVTESDLYLFAPFCLAIPIVFMSYRYGWQGAVVATLLNGMVLLINTPAELDSHRDLLLSLLAQSLTGLLLGAGIQRQRELNYQLQLRLNENRELAKALVVAEEHARRDVARELHDEVGQTVTVIRTQASIIKRLTTQPQVLASAEMVETLALRVYDGVHDVLAKLWPAALNNLPLSAAIAALIRELIPQDQSVTGVLNWQLSDADIDETLKITLYRICQEGVTNAYRHGAASRIEINAQQNDRQITLTIRDNGKGVDLATLTPGYGLRGMQSRVSALGGDFTLSVDNGTCLNVILPTVSLPANEN; from the coding sequence ATGATGCAGCGTTTTATTATGCTGCTGGCATTGTTATTTATTTATATCACTGCAGCTTTCTGTTTATGGTCCGTTGGCACTCAATTAGTTGATCGGCCGTTACAGGCACTACTGCTGTTCCCGTTTGGCCTGCGGATGGGCATTTTATTGCAAAGCCCACGTCAATATTGGCCGGGCATTCTGTTGGGTGATGCACTGCTATGGTGGCTGCTGACCGATCAGTTTGGCTATCCTTATAGCTTGCTGTGGGCTGCGATTCCCTTACTGCTGGCGACCACGTTATTGGCGGTTATCGCTTCTCCTTGGCTGTTGCGCAATCAGAGCAGCGGCAGTGAATGGAAGTGGCCCTTGATGCAAGGTGTGGTGATTTTTGGTGCTGCATTGATACAAGCATTAGGATGGCAAATTAACAGTGGTCAGGGTGCGATGGCGCTGTTATTGGGGTTGGTGGGTGGATTTACCATCGCGCCGATTTGTCTGTTGTTGTGGCACTATCTGGCGCGTCAAATCTGGGCTCCGCTGGAGCCGGGGCTGATTCATAAACCCATTAATCTACGTTTGCGCCATATCCTGTGGTATCTGCTGCTATTCGCCTTGAGCATATGGCTACAACATCATGTCACCGAGTCAGATTTGTATTTGTTTGCACCGTTCTGTTTGGCAATCCCGATTGTATTTATGTCTTATCGCTATGGTTGGCAAGGGGCGGTGGTGGCCACATTGCTCAATGGCATGGTGTTATTGATCAATACCCCCGCAGAATTAGATTCACACCGTGATTTGTTGTTGTCGTTATTGGCGCAGAGTTTGACCGGCTTATTATTAGGTGCGGGGATCCAGCGTCAGCGCGAGTTAAATTACCAATTACAGCTACGGCTGAATGAAAATCGTGAGTTGGCTAAAGCATTGGTGGTGGCCGAAGAACATGCCCGGCGTGATGTTGCACGTGAACTGCATGATGAGGTTGGGCAGACAGTGACGGTTATCCGAACCCAAGCCAGTATTATCAAACGGTTAACTACCCAACCACAGGTATTGGCCAGTGCCGAAATGGTCGAGACGCTGGCGTTGCGGGTTTACGATGGTGTCCATGATGTTTTGGCGAAACTGTGGCCTGCGGCATTGAATAATCTGCCCTTATCGGCGGCTATTGCTGCACTAATACGTGAACTTATTCCGCAGGATCAATCAGTGACCGGTGTGCTTAACTGGCAACTCAGTGACGCTGATATAGATGAAACACTGAAAATCACCCTATACCGTATCTGTCAGGAGGGAGTAACCAATGCCTATCGCCATGGTGCTGCCAGCCGGATTGAAATTAATGCACAACAGAATGATAGACAGATAACACTGACGATTCGCGATAATGGAAAAGGTGTTGATTTGGCGACATTAACCCCAGGTTATGGGCTAAGAGGTATGCAATCACGGGT
- a CDS encoding transcriptional regulator UhpA, whose amino-acid sequence MTYRVAFIDDHDIVRSGFAQLLSLEDDIQVVGEFSSAKQARLGLPSLQANICICDISMPDESGLDLLKDLPSGMGVIMLSMHDSPALVEMALERGARGFLSKRCKPEDLVSAVRTVGSGGVYLMPEIAQQLTRIAVDPLTRREREVALLLAQGMEVREIAESLGLSPKTVHVHRANLFSKLGVSNNVELAKQVLNL is encoded by the coding sequence ATGACTTACCGTGTTGCCTTTATTGATGATCATGACATTGTGCGCTCAGGTTTTGCCCAGCTACTTTCTCTGGAAGACGATATTCAAGTGGTGGGGGAGTTTAGTTCAGCAAAACAGGCACGCCTCGGATTACCTAGCCTACAGGCGAATATCTGTATTTGTGATATCTCGATGCCTGATGAGAGTGGTTTAGATTTACTGAAAGACCTCCCTTCAGGGATGGGGGTCATTATGCTCTCGATGCACGACAGCCCGGCGCTAGTGGAAATGGCGTTGGAGCGTGGTGCGCGGGGGTTCCTATCCAAGCGTTGTAAGCCAGAAGATCTGGTTTCCGCTGTCCGTACCGTTGGCAGTGGCGGCGTCTATCTGATGCCTGAAATCGCCCAACAATTGACTCGTATTGCTGTTGACCCCTTAACCCGACGTGAGCGGGAAGTTGCCTTGTTATTAGCGCAAGGAATGGAAGTGCGCGAGATAGCCGAGTCACTTGGCCTGTCACCGAAAACCGTGCATGTTCATCGAGCTAACTTATTTTCCAAGCTCGGTGTCAGTAATAACGTTGAGTTAGCTAAGCAGGTATTGAATCTATGA